The following are encoded together in the Pseudidiomarina andamanensis genome:
- the dnaQ gene encoding DNA polymerase III subunit epsilon — translation MRQIILDTETTGLDPAQGHRIIEIGAVEVIRRKLTGRTFHVYINPQRVVEQEAIEVHGITNEFLEDKPVFAQIADEFLAFIEGAELVIHNAAFDVGFIDHEFRLLRNGFGKTTDYCTVLDTLMLAREKRPGQKNNLDALCRAYGIDNSNRTFHGALLDAELLADVYLFMTGGQTKLELAAKNINSQGAQTSGWTRIENKPPLKVVNATAEEEQQHQARLQLIQNHIWS, via the coding sequence ATGCGACAGATAATTCTCGATACAGAAACTACTGGCTTAGATCCAGCACAAGGCCACCGTATTATCGAAATCGGTGCGGTCGAGGTGATTCGCCGAAAACTTACTGGTCGCACCTTTCATGTCTATATCAATCCGCAACGCGTCGTCGAGCAAGAAGCGATAGAAGTTCACGGTATTACCAATGAGTTTCTAGAGGATAAGCCGGTTTTTGCACAGATAGCCGATGAATTCCTCGCTTTTATTGAAGGCGCTGAGCTTGTTATTCACAATGCGGCGTTTGATGTCGGCTTTATTGACCACGAATTTCGGCTGTTGCGTAACGGCTTTGGCAAGACAACCGATTACTGTACCGTTCTTGATACATTAATGTTGGCTCGCGAAAAGCGGCCGGGTCAGAAGAATAATCTTGACGCATTATGTCGAGCATACGGTATTGATAACTCGAATCGAACCTTTCACGGCGCACTTTTGGATGCGGAATTACTAGCGGATGTTTACCTGTTTATGACAGGGGGGCAGACCAAACTCGAGTTGGCAGCAAAAAACATAAATTCGCAAGGTGCACAAACTAGCGGCTGGACACGAATAGAGAATAAGCCACCGTTGAAAGTCGTGAACGCAACGGCAGAAGAAGAGCAACAACATCAAGCTCGATTGCAGCTTATTCAAAATCATATTTGGTCATAA
- the rnhA gene encoding ribonuclease HI: MSKKVHIYTDGSCLGNPGPGGYGIVIEYGEHKKELAAGYKLTTNNRMEMLAAIKGLEALKRPCDVILTTDSQYLRQGIQTWIHNWKKNGWRTSAKKPVKNADLWQALDAATTRHTIRWDWVKGHNGHPQNERCDVLARAAAESSTLLDDTGFVPSD; encoded by the coding sequence ATGTCTAAGAAAGTACATATTTATACTGACGGCTCATGTCTCGGCAACCCGGGGCCAGGCGGATACGGCATTGTGATTGAATATGGTGAGCACAAAAAAGAACTCGCAGCTGGATACAAATTAACCACCAATAACCGTATGGAAATGCTTGCCGCAATTAAAGGGTTAGAAGCGCTTAAACGCCCTTGCGATGTCATTCTAACCACTGACAGTCAGTACTTGCGCCAAGGCATTCAAACTTGGATTCATAATTGGAAGAAAAACGGGTGGCGTACTTCGGCCAAGAAGCCGGTTAAAAACGCTGATTTATGGCAAGCTTTAGATGCGGCAACAACGCGTCACACAATTCGTTGGGACTGGGTAAAAGGCCACAATGGCCACCCACAAAATGAACGGTGTGATGTATTAGCCCGTGCCGCGGCAGAGAGCTCAACGCTTCTTGACGACACGGGGTTTGTGCCTAGTGATTAA
- the ligA gene encoding NAD-dependent DNA ligase LigA codes for MTKDLFDETPSAPQELAKRAAYLRELLTRYNCEYYELDEPSVPDAEYDRLFRELQQLEQEYPDLMHADSPTQKVGGQAIDAFTQVAHEAPMLSLDNAFSDEEFDAFAKRVAERLDSAQDIAFCCEPKLDGAAVSILYENGALIRAATRGDGQTGEDITANVRTIRNVPLQLQGDYPQRLEVRGEVFMPTHAFEQYNQKAAAAGEKTFANPRNAAAGSLRQLDSRITARRPLHFYAYSMGVVSDDAALESTHFDRLKQLQSWGLPISEEVKVVEQASDCHAYYQDILQRREQLRYEIDGIVLKVNAIALQNDLGFVSRAPRWAIAWKFPAQEELTVIRGVDFQVGRTGAITPVARLEPVAVGGVTVSNATLHNADEIERLDIRIGDTVIIRRAGDVIPQVVQVVHERRPNNAELIEFPHQCPVCDSHIERAEGEAVARCTGGLICAAQRREALKHFASRKAMDIDGLGDKLIEQLVERDWVKSPADLFRLHVRELAHLPRMGEKSAEKIVAAIAASKQTTLPRFLYALGIREVGEATAANLASHFTELSIISAATLDDLEQVNDVGSVVASHIYQFFREPHNQQVIDDLLALGISWPAVEKLAESEATLAGNTYVLTGTLTEMTRDEAKQALQAKGAKVSGSVSAKTTAVIAGDNAGSKLAKAEQLGVTILSEADLIDLLK; via the coding sequence ATGACCAAAGATTTATTTGATGAAACGCCCAGCGCACCACAGGAACTAGCGAAGCGGGCGGCCTATTTGCGTGAGCTATTAACTCGTTATAATTGCGAGTATTACGAACTAGATGAACCTTCAGTGCCTGATGCGGAGTACGATCGGCTATTCCGCGAACTCCAACAATTAGAGCAAGAATATCCAGATTTAATGCATGCCGATTCACCAACTCAAAAAGTCGGCGGACAAGCGATTGATGCGTTCACGCAAGTAGCACATGAAGCGCCAATGCTTAGTCTTGATAATGCTTTTTCGGATGAAGAATTTGATGCCTTTGCCAAGCGAGTAGCTGAGCGTCTGGACAGCGCTCAAGATATTGCCTTTTGCTGTGAACCTAAATTAGATGGCGCCGCTGTTAGCATTCTTTATGAAAACGGTGCATTAATTCGTGCGGCAACGCGCGGCGATGGGCAAACAGGGGAAGATATCACCGCCAATGTTCGTACTATTCGTAATGTGCCGTTACAGCTGCAAGGTGACTATCCTCAACGCTTAGAAGTGCGAGGCGAAGTATTCATGCCTACCCATGCATTTGAACAGTATAACCAGAAAGCAGCAGCTGCAGGCGAGAAAACCTTTGCGAACCCACGTAATGCTGCTGCCGGTAGCTTACGCCAATTAGATAGTCGTATTACTGCACGTCGGCCGCTGCATTTTTATGCCTACAGTATGGGTGTGGTGAGTGACGATGCCGCTCTTGAATCAACGCACTTTGACCGGTTAAAGCAATTGCAGAGTTGGGGCTTACCCATCAGCGAAGAAGTAAAAGTTGTTGAACAAGCATCCGATTGTCACGCGTATTATCAGGACATATTGCAACGTCGGGAGCAATTACGCTACGAAATTGATGGCATTGTGCTCAAAGTGAACGCCATCGCTTTACAGAACGATTTGGGCTTTGTTTCTCGTGCACCGCGTTGGGCGATAGCGTGGAAATTCCCAGCTCAAGAAGAATTAACCGTGATTCGCGGTGTCGATTTTCAAGTTGGTCGTACCGGCGCAATTACTCCCGTTGCTCGCTTAGAGCCAGTAGCGGTGGGCGGTGTAACGGTTTCTAACGCGACATTACACAATGCCGACGAAATAGAACGTCTGGATATTCGAATTGGTGATACGGTCATTATTCGACGTGCGGGAGATGTTATTCCGCAAGTCGTACAGGTTGTTCATGAACGTCGTCCTAATAACGCTGAATTGATTGAGTTCCCGCATCAGTGTCCGGTTTGTGATTCTCATATCGAGCGTGCTGAGGGTGAGGCGGTAGCACGCTGCACAGGCGGGCTTATATGTGCCGCGCAACGTCGTGAAGCACTCAAGCACTTTGCGTCGCGCAAAGCGATGGATATTGATGGGTTGGGTGATAAGTTAATAGAACAACTGGTTGAGCGAGACTGGGTTAAGTCGCCAGCAGATCTTTTTCGATTGCATGTACGAGAACTTGCTCACCTTCCTCGTATGGGCGAGAAATCAGCGGAGAAAATTGTTGCCGCTATCGCCGCAAGTAAACAAACCACATTGCCGCGGTTTTTATATGCGCTTGGCATTCGTGAAGTTGGCGAAGCCACAGCCGCAAATCTAGCGAGCCACTTTACTGAATTATCGATTATTTCAGCTGCTACTCTTGACGACTTGGAACAGGTGAACGATGTAGGTTCAGTGGTCGCTAGTCATATTTATCAATTTTTCCGTGAGCCACACAATCAGCAGGTAATTGATGATTTGTTGGCGTTAGGTATTAGTTGGCCGGCGGTCGAGAAACTCGCGGAAAGTGAAGCAACTCTCGCCGGAAATACTTACGTGTTAACAGGTACGTTAACAGAGATGACCCGTGATGAGGCAAAGCAAGCGTTACAAGCTAAAGGCGCCAAGGTTTCTGGCAGTGTGTCAGCGAAAACAACCGCGGTTATTGCCGGAGATAATGCAGGCTCGAAACTAGCAAAAGCAGAACAACTTGGCGTGACAATATTGAGTGAGGCCGACCTTATCGACCTCCTCAAGTAG
- a CDS encoding rhodanese-like domain-containing protein, whose translation MLSSQELCAQARSNVSEIDVHELQQKIAEGARVIDVREPGEFAAGHIRQAVNMPRGVLEMQINQHPAVAGYEDALQRIAAEPLYLICRSGGRSALAAESLVRMGFDQAKVISVAGGMQAWEEAKYPQVAGE comes from the coding sequence ATGTTAAGTTCTCAAGAATTATGTGCCCAAGCACGCTCAAATGTATCTGAAATTGATGTTCATGAATTGCAGCAAAAAATAGCTGAAGGAGCACGTGTCATTGACGTTCGTGAACCGGGCGAGTTTGCTGCCGGACATATTCGTCAAGCGGTGAACATGCCGCGTGGCGTATTAGAAATGCAAATTAATCAACATCCTGCAGTGGCTGGCTACGAAGATGCGCTACAGCGAATTGCTGCCGAACCACTTTATTTGATTTGTCGTTCAGGTGGGCGTTCAGCTTTAGCAGCGGAGTCGTTAGTGCGCATGGGATTTGATCAAGCCAAAGTTATTTCCGTTGCAGGGGGTATGCAAGCTTGGGAAGAAGCGAAATACCCGCAAGTGGCCGGTGAGTAA
- a CDS encoding YkgJ family cysteine cluster protein, which produces MSLANACLTCGACCASYRVSFYWGEATGAPEGYVPSELTESFHPHLLCMQGTNQKHPRCVALEGEVGQHVSCSIYANRPSPCREFEMSVNGSNPYCDKARAKYGLSQLIPVQEVA; this is translated from the coding sequence ATGAGTTTGGCTAACGCCTGCTTGACGTGTGGGGCTTGCTGCGCGTCGTATCGTGTGTCGTTTTATTGGGGCGAAGCTACTGGCGCTCCGGAAGGTTATGTTCCAAGCGAACTGACTGAATCTTTTCATCCCCATCTATTGTGCATGCAAGGCACGAACCAAAAACATCCTCGTTGCGTGGCGCTCGAAGGTGAAGTTGGACAACACGTGAGTTGCTCTATCTACGCTAATCGTCCTAGCCCATGTCGTGAATTTGAGATGTCGGTAAACGGCTCTAACCCTTACTGTGATAAAGCACGGGCAAAATATGGCCTAAGTCAGCTTATTCCTGTGCAAGAAGTAGCCTAG
- a CDS encoding lytic transglycosylase yields the protein MYMKKWLAIAISSGLLSGCSVLPWQSDSADTDVSVKTVPEEPVATPVAEAKPHSLEPEEIVSEPVEVELTPQQEADLWFRIKRQLTFEAPEVPRLVSQRNWYLKHPTYMERVAKRAQPFMYLIVDEIERRNMPLELALLPIVESAFDPFAYSHGRAAGVWQFIPGTARHYGLEINWWYDGRRDVYAATHAALDYLDALQKRFDGDWLHALAAYNSGEGRVANAIRKNKRAGKPTDFWSLDLPRETRAYVPKLLALADILKNYDDYAQHWLPIDNKPYLAIVEAQSQIDLAKAAEMAELDLDTLHHYNSAYNRWATDPVGPHRLLLPIEHAEKLQTWLANADSKDLVQWTRHKVKSGESLLVIAKQYHTTAKAIQQANNISGHIIRAGDHLLVPIATRDLDDYSLSAEQRLVTKQSESRGAFKVEHEVVRGDTLWDISREYNVNLRKLASWNGMAPTDPLRPGRKLVVWLPQSEKPSGVVRSLNYKVRSGDSLARIASRFNVTIADIEKWNQISRSNYLQPGQQLKLYVDVTRLNTQS from the coding sequence ATGTACATGAAAAAATGGTTAGCGATAGCAATTTCCTCTGGCTTACTTAGCGGTTGTTCGGTATTACCGTGGCAAAGCGACTCCGCTGACACCGACGTTAGTGTAAAGACGGTTCCAGAGGAACCTGTTGCTACGCCGGTCGCTGAAGCGAAACCCCATTCGCTTGAGCCTGAAGAAATTGTCAGTGAACCTGTTGAAGTTGAGCTAACGCCACAACAAGAAGCTGATTTATGGTTTCGTATTAAGCGCCAGCTGACGTTTGAAGCACCTGAGGTTCCGCGCCTTGTCAGCCAGCGTAATTGGTACCTGAAGCACCCAACCTATATGGAGCGAGTTGCTAAACGTGCCCAACCTTTCATGTACTTAATTGTTGACGAAATTGAGCGGCGAAATATGCCTCTCGAATTAGCGCTTCTGCCAATTGTAGAGAGTGCTTTTGATCCATTTGCCTACTCGCATGGGCGCGCAGCCGGCGTTTGGCAGTTTATTCCAGGAACTGCGCGCCATTATGGCTTAGAAATCAATTGGTGGTACGACGGCCGCCGTGATGTTTATGCTGCTACCCATGCAGCGCTTGATTATCTCGATGCCCTTCAGAAACGTTTCGACGGTGATTGGTTGCACGCTCTTGCGGCATATAACTCTGGCGAAGGTCGCGTGGCGAATGCTATTCGTAAGAATAAGCGAGCTGGCAAACCAACTGATTTTTGGTCACTTGATTTGCCACGCGAAACAAGAGCCTATGTCCCGAAACTGTTGGCATTGGCTGATATTTTAAAAAATTATGACGACTACGCACAACACTGGCTACCTATCGACAATAAGCCCTATTTAGCCATTGTCGAAGCGCAAAGCCAGATCGATTTAGCGAAAGCCGCAGAAATGGCTGAGCTCGATTTAGATACCTTGCACCATTACAACTCAGCCTATAATCGCTGGGCAACTGATCCGGTGGGTCCGCACCGCTTGTTACTACCTATTGAACACGCCGAGAAATTGCAAACTTGGTTAGCTAATGCCGATAGCAAAGACCTTGTTCAATGGACTCGTCATAAAGTGAAATCGGGTGAAAGCTTGTTAGTTATCGCGAAGCAATATCATACAACGGCAAAAGCGATTCAGCAGGCAAACAATATTTCCGGTCATATCATTCGCGCTGGCGACCACTTATTAGTGCCGATCGCTACCCGTGATCTAGATGATTACAGCCTGTCGGCAGAGCAACGATTAGTGACGAAACAGTCAGAATCTCGAGGCGCCTTTAAGGTAGAACACGAAGTTGTGCGCGGCGACACCCTTTGGGATATTAGTCGTGAATACAACGTCAACTTACGTAAATTAGCGAGTTGGAATGGCATGGCTCCGACTGACCCATTACGCCCGGGTAGAAAGCTAGTGGTGTGGTTGCCGCAGTCAGAAAAACCGTCTGGCGTTGTACGTAGCCTGAACTACAAAGTGCGCTCAGGTGATTCACTGGCACGCATTGCTTCGCGCTTCAATGTCACTATTGCCGATATTGAAAAGTGGAATCAAATTAGTAGAAGTAATTACTTGCAGCCGGGTCAGCAACTCAAACTTTATGTTGACGTGACCCGACTCAATACGCAGTCTTAA
- the gloB gene encoding hydroxyacylglutathione hydrolase, whose product MHVAAIPAFDDNYIWAIQPYAGSDAIIVDPGEAEPVRQWLKGHDIGIMAFFITHHHWDHTNGLMDLLRDYQVPVYGPRGGHIEGITIPLGHLERFSVDGDDRAYTVFTTPGHTLDHICFYTPGHAFVGDTLFSAGCGRMFEGTAEQFHKSLQCLAELPESTNVYCAHEYTAANLEFALAAEPENQDIHQYSTQVKALREHGLKTLPSTIGLEKQINPFLRAANADEFARLRQWKDQF is encoded by the coding sequence ATGCATGTAGCTGCTATTCCTGCCTTTGATGATAACTATATTTGGGCCATTCAGCCATACGCCGGTTCTGATGCGATTATCGTTGACCCAGGCGAAGCTGAACCCGTAAGGCAATGGCTTAAAGGCCATGACATCGGCATTATGGCGTTTTTTATCACCCACCATCACTGGGATCACACCAATGGGTTGATGGATCTGCTACGTGATTATCAGGTACCGGTTTATGGACCTCGCGGTGGCCATATCGAAGGTATAACCATACCTCTTGGCCATCTCGAACGATTTTCTGTCGACGGAGACGACCGCGCCTATACTGTTTTCACCACACCGGGCCACACATTAGATCACATTTGCTTTTATACGCCGGGCCACGCTTTTGTCGGTGACACCTTATTTTCCGCCGGTTGTGGACGCATGTTTGAAGGAACTGCAGAACAGTTTCACAAATCTTTACAGTGCTTAGCTGAACTACCTGAGTCTACCAACGTCTATTGTGCTCATGAGTATACTGCGGCTAACTTAGAGTTTGCGCTAGCCGCAGAACCTGAAAATCAGGACATACATCAGTATAGTACTCAAGTTAAGGCACTTCGTGAACACGGTTTAAAGACGTTGCCGAGCACGATTGGCTTAGAAAAACAAATAAATCCATTTTTGCGGGCCGCTAATGCTGATGAATTCGCACGATTACGACAGTGGAAAGACCAGTTCTAA
- the zipA gene encoding cell division protein ZipA yields MSTMQIVFSIIGLVLIAAIVGHGVWTIRRNEKLQRERAAAVEQKRQRASSGDFDDDGIGEVRVVKRSNNATEQPRADDTPKQPAAASKTNVERPQPVTPTIRATDDEAELDLPEVSVEAEEIKARAAKSEPKPETASKAASKAASKAYDKADEAPQPAQQSMDLPLERNDDEPIITEEPEEVIVLHVTGNIEGAILLQQMTELGFKFGDFDIFHRHVDTAGNGPVLFSLANMFNPGSFNIDAIETFHTEGVALFLALPIKSNSLQAFNMMHNAAVKLAAAVGRGQVLDEHRNPLTRQAVQHIHQRIREFERKRLIKQN; encoded by the coding sequence ATGAGTACGATGCAGATTGTGTTTAGTATCATCGGATTAGTGCTAATTGCCGCAATTGTGGGGCATGGCGTGTGGACAATTCGTCGCAATGAAAAGCTTCAACGTGAGCGTGCAGCTGCTGTCGAACAAAAGCGACAACGTGCTAGCTCAGGTGATTTTGATGATGACGGTATAGGTGAAGTGCGCGTAGTTAAGCGTTCAAATAACGCAACTGAACAACCACGTGCTGATGATACACCGAAGCAGCCTGCCGCAGCGTCGAAGACCAACGTTGAACGCCCGCAACCGGTTACTCCGACTATTCGCGCTACTGATGATGAAGCCGAACTCGACTTACCGGAAGTGAGTGTGGAAGCTGAGGAAATAAAAGCTCGCGCAGCGAAGTCTGAACCAAAGCCGGAAACTGCGTCCAAAGCGGCGTCAAAAGCTGCCTCGAAAGCCTATGATAAAGCCGATGAAGCACCGCAACCTGCTCAACAAAGCATGGATTTGCCGTTGGAACGCAATGACGATGAACCAATCATTACTGAAGAGCCTGAAGAGGTTATCGTATTGCATGTAACAGGTAACATAGAAGGTGCTATTTTATTGCAACAAATGACAGAGCTTGGCTTTAAATTCGGCGATTTTGATATTTTCCACCGCCATGTTGATACTGCCGGCAATGGTCCCGTACTTTTTAGTTTAGCTAACATGTTTAATCCCGGTAGTTTCAATATCGATGCTATTGAAACGTTTCACACTGAAGGCGTCGCCTTGTTCTTAGCGTTACCAATAAAAAGTAATTCGTTGCAGGCATTTAATATGATGCACAATGCGGCGGTAAAACTCGCTGCTGCAGTAGGGCGAGGGCAAGTTCTCGATGAGCACCGTAATCCACTCACGCGTCAAGCTGTACAACATATTCATCAGCGTATTCGTGAGTTCGAACGTAAACGATTAATTAAGCAAAACTAA
- a CDS encoding class I SAM-dependent methyltransferase encodes MMLMPARRASATAAPTSWSQLPHGEWLKEELSHALAPHCAKIFGYYLARVGHLSKSLEMPELRVRHQFSAAKTEGADIQTDLEYWPFAEGVLDGVMMIGQLEFERDPHQVLREISRSLIADGHLILAGFNPLSPATITGLWPSNMSKPPWSGRYFSKARINDWLSLLNFEIVGCGYVAPTMMIPKTASANFGLKHVSRFIPQVGAMYYVVARKREFPLTVVRNKQRAKPPVNALPLANRVKSPDVEPK; translated from the coding sequence ATGATGTTAATGCCTGCACGTCGGGCAAGTGCTACGGCGGCGCCTACGAGTTGGTCGCAACTGCCCCACGGTGAATGGTTAAAAGAGGAATTAAGTCATGCGTTGGCACCGCATTGCGCAAAGATCTTTGGCTATTATCTAGCGCGGGTTGGCCATTTATCAAAGAGCTTGGAAATGCCTGAATTACGTGTTCGCCATCAGTTTTCTGCGGCAAAAACGGAAGGGGCTGATATCCAAACAGATCTCGAGTATTGGCCCTTTGCTGAAGGTGTGCTTGATGGTGTCATGATGATTGGCCAACTTGAATTTGAGCGAGATCCTCACCAAGTATTAAGAGAAATCAGTCGTAGTTTGATTGCCGATGGTCATTTGATTTTGGCGGGATTTAATCCATTGAGTCCGGCGACAATAACCGGACTGTGGCCGTCGAACATGTCTAAGCCGCCTTGGAGTGGGCGTTATTTTAGCAAAGCACGTATTAATGATTGGCTGTCTCTGTTAAATTTTGAAATAGTTGGCTGTGGTTATGTTGCGCCGACCATGATGATTCCGAAAACAGCATCCGCCAATTTCGGATTGAAACATGTATCGCGGTTCATTCCACAAGTTGGCGCAATGTATTATGTGGTCGCAAGAAAACGAGAATTTCCATTAACAGTTGTTCGAAATAAACAACGAGCCAAACCACCAGTGAACGCATTGCCGCTTGCTAATCGTGTGAAATCGCCTGATGTAGAACCCAAATAG